One window of Atribacter laminatus genomic DNA carries:
- a CDS encoding ureidoglycolate lyase — protein sequence MSTIQIQPLSFETFQKYGDFVQLDKVNPDKYQRIGQPPVEFYPDLALQNLGSSILGVSLCRVFPRDFKIEFTEHHNTTEEGMLPLDGDVLIHVGASAEKSEDMKVEIFEVPKLTFVRLKIGVWHHAAYAKGDQPVNMLILLAERTYHNDCEVENYHFSFGKKC from the coding sequence ATGAGCACAATACAAATCCAACCACTGTCTTTTGAAACATTCCAAAAATATGGTGATTTTGTTCAACTGGATAAGGTCAATCCTGATAAATACCAGAGAATCGGACAACCACCAGTTGAATTTTATCCCGACTTAGCATTACAGAATTTAGGAAGTTCTATCCTGGGAGTTTCCCTCTGTCGGGTTTTTCCTCGTGATTTTAAAATTGAGTTCACCGAACACCACAATACTACCGAAGAGGGAATGTTGCCCCTTGATGGAGATGTACTTATTCACGTGGGCGCTTCAGCAGAAAAATCTGAAGACATGAAAGTCGAAATCTTCGAAGTTCCCAAACTTACCTTTGTCAGGCTAAAAATAGGGGTATGGCATCATGCCGCATATGCCAAAGGGGATCAACCAGTTAACATGCTGATTCTTTTGGCAGAGAGGACTTATCACAACGATTGTGAAGTTGAAAACTATCACTTTTCATTCGGTAAAAAATGCTAA
- a CDS encoding extracellular solute-binding protein — protein MKTQKSVWILLLTLVWMLSIVMVGYSQEQIAVIMPRHEMDVKGLWEQQTREFEKETGIKVELITMAWDRVADKVLTELAAGGTSFDVIEFDNAWVAKFNEAGWLVPLNQYMEADVIDQMLPGLVNTFSVDGTLYGIVWNNDTRFFMYNGKKLKDAGIAEPPRTWAEFVEQSQKMITANLIQYGSSEAAEQSQSLANWHSFISYSFGSDLFNSEGKPTFLEQPAIDALTFMADCFLNTKVIDQASLTMNQEMTANVFYNGSTAFFPQAWPGVYNASNDESISQIVGEVEIAEYIPAAKPEFQATLNLPEALAIPATSKNPEAAWKYIEYMTSPERDKVRSLEIGTLPIWKAHFEDPELLTLYPYWKNFGKQAEFARALPQLTWYDEWSYAQQIEVQNALMGTKTPQEALQSMYDAIEKNL, from the coding sequence ATGAAAACCCAAAAAAGTGTTTGGATATTATTGTTAACCTTGGTTTGGATGTTATCGATAGTAATGGTTGGCTATAGCCAGGAACAAATAGCGGTCATTATGCCTCGTCACGAGATGGATGTCAAGGGTTTGTGGGAACAGCAAACTCGAGAATTTGAAAAAGAAACCGGTATCAAGGTGGAATTAATCACCATGGCCTGGGACCGAGTAGCGGATAAAGTACTCACCGAATTGGCTGCGGGCGGAACATCTTTTGATGTTATCGAGTTTGATAATGCCTGGGTCGCTAAATTTAATGAAGCTGGCTGGTTGGTTCCACTCAACCAATATATGGAAGCTGATGTTATCGATCAAATGCTGCCAGGTTTAGTCAATACTTTCAGTGTCGATGGTACCCTCTATGGTATAGTATGGAATAACGACACTCGCTTTTTTATGTATAACGGAAAGAAATTAAAAGATGCCGGTATTGCTGAACCACCTCGCACCTGGGCAGAATTTGTCGAGCAGTCACAGAAAATGATTACTGCCAACTTGATTCAATACGGAAGCAGTGAAGCGGCCGAACAAAGCCAATCGCTTGCGAACTGGCATTCCTTTATAAGCTATAGCTTTGGTTCTGATCTGTTTAACAGCGAAGGGAAACCAACCTTTTTAGAGCAACCTGCAATCGATGCCCTCACCTTTATGGCTGATTGTTTCCTGAATACGAAAGTCATTGATCAAGCTTCACTTACCATGAATCAGGAAATGACCGCCAATGTTTTTTATAATGGAAGCACAGCGTTTTTCCCCCAAGCCTGGCCGGGTGTTTATAACGCTTCAAATGATGAATCTATTTCGCAAATCGTTGGGGAAGTTGAAATAGCTGAATATATTCCGGCAGCAAAACCAGAATTTCAAGCTACTTTAAACCTCCCGGAAGCTTTAGCTATTCCAGCCACATCGAAGAACCCCGAAGCAGCCTGGAAATACATTGAATATATGACCAGTCCGGAGAGAGACAAAGTTCGTTCTCTGGAAATTGGAACTCTTCCCATCTGGAAAGCCCATTTCGAAGATCCTGAACTATTAACTCTCTATCCCTATTGGAAAAATTTTGGAAAACAGGCAGAATTTGCCCGGGCTTTGCCTCAACTCACTTGGTATGACGAATGGTCATACGCTCAACAGATTGAAGTTCAAAATGCTTTGATGGGAACCAAAACTCCACAGGAAGCACTCCAAAGCATGTATGATGCCATTGAGAAAAATCTTTAA
- a CDS encoding carbohydrate ABC transporter permease, with product MDNKSKRKLNRLLLWIAVVVILIAVLAPFLWLVISSISHKVDLTSVPLHFFPKNPTFENYLKIFFGGRGVTDAASQFGQCTINSLIVAFFVTLISMVAGSLAAYGLTRLDFRGKGFIGTSIILPQILPPIALIIPLFLIINGFGMVDTRLSLILTYISFILPLVIRLMMGHFASIPSSIEEAARIDGCTRIGALMRIVLPLSAPGIAATSIFAFIIAWNEFFFALIFASTQSSKTLSVLVEEFSSKFGSDFISMSTAGVLASLPPVILALIFQKFIIQGLTAGSVKG from the coding sequence ATGGACAATAAATCAAAAAGAAAATTGAACCGATTACTCCTATGGATTGCCGTGGTAGTGATCCTTATTGCAGTGTTAGCCCCTTTTCTCTGGCTCGTTATATCCAGTATTTCCCACAAGGTAGATTTAACCAGTGTACCACTCCATTTTTTCCCCAAAAATCCAACTTTTGAGAATTACTTGAAGATATTTTTTGGTGGTCGGGGAGTAACCGATGCCGCTTCCCAATTTGGACAATGTACAATAAATAGTCTTATCGTCGCATTTTTTGTCACCTTGATATCGATGGTTGCCGGTTCTTTAGCTGCTTATGGATTAACCCGGCTGGATTTTCGAGGGAAAGGATTCATCGGGACCTCGATAATTTTACCCCAGATTCTCCCTCCCATTGCTCTCATTATTCCATTGTTTTTGATTATCAATGGCTTTGGGATGGTCGATACTCGACTCTCTTTAATTTTAACTTATATTTCTTTTATTCTCCCTCTGGTCATCCGATTGATGATGGGTCATTTTGCTTCAATTCCTTCCAGCATTGAGGAGGCAGCTCGAATTGATGGGTGTACTCGAATTGGAGCGTTAATGAGGATTGTCCTTCCCCTATCGGCACCCGGAATAGCTGCTACATCGATTTTTGCTTTTATTATTGCCTGGAATGAGTTTTTCTTTGCCCTAATTTTTGCTTCAACCCAGTCTTCGAAAACCCTATCAGTTTTAGTTGAAGAATTCAGTAGTAAATTTGGTTCTGATTTTATTTCAATGAGTACGGCTGGAGTTTTAGCCAGTCTTCCACCAGTTATTCTCGCTTTAATTTTTCAAAAGTTTATTATTCAGGGGTTAACTGCTGGATCAGTGAAAGGGTAA
- a CDS encoding carbohydrate ABC transporter permease, which yields MIDSLPNNRSLRKRLSLFFLEKKNGVAYLLLIPSLVLIFGILIYPLLYSLYISFHDYLLTKPGIYNFIGLANYLEALQSNFFLKSVIRTLYFAFVSVGIELVLGLGVALVLQQKFRGRGVVRGLIILPWALPTSVNGIMWKWIYNANYGVLNALLKRLGLIERYQVWLADPTRALHFVMLANIWKETPVGVLMFLAVLEQIPRELYEAALVDGANTLKKFWYITLPLLKPMIVTLAIIKIIWAIREFDIFYIITRGGPGEGTSVLSYYAYLNSFKFSRMGFGSAIAYLVIVLVIFIGIPYFRYMRKQEVD from the coding sequence GTGATTGATTCGCTACCAAATAATCGTTCTCTGCGAAAAAGACTCAGCCTTTTCTTTTTGGAAAAGAAAAATGGTGTTGCTTATTTATTGCTGATACCAAGTTTAGTGCTTATTTTTGGGATCCTCATCTATCCCCTTCTCTATTCTCTTTATATTAGTTTTCATGACTATCTTCTCACTAAGCCCGGAATATACAATTTTATTGGATTAGCCAACTACCTTGAAGCTTTACAAAGTAATTTTTTTCTGAAAAGTGTCATTCGCACTCTTTATTTTGCCTTTGTTTCAGTGGGGATTGAGCTGGTTTTGGGTTTAGGAGTAGCTTTAGTGCTCCAACAGAAATTTCGGGGAAGAGGTGTGGTTCGGGGTTTGATTATTCTTCCCTGGGCATTACCAACTTCGGTAAATGGGATCATGTGGAAATGGATATATAACGCCAACTATGGTGTTCTGAATGCTCTTTTAAAGCGCTTGGGACTGATTGAACGTTATCAAGTCTGGTTGGCCGATCCAACCCGAGCTCTTCACTTTGTAATGCTTGCAAATATCTGGAAGGAAACGCCGGTAGGGGTGCTGATGTTTTTGGCAGTTTTAGAACAAATACCGCGTGAACTCTACGAAGCAGCTTTAGTCGATGGAGCTAATACTCTGAAAAAATTTTGGTATATCACCCTTCCCCTGTTAAAGCCGATGATTGTTACTTTAGCTATTATAAAAATCATCTGGGCGATTCGGGAATTTGATATATTCTATATTATTACCCGGGGTGGTCCGGGTGAAGGGACCAGTGTCTTGAGTTATTACGCTTATCTTAATAGCTTCAAGTTCTCAAGAATGGGCTTTGGAAGCGCCATTGCTTATTTGGTTATCGTCCTGGTTATTTTTATTGGCATCCCCTATTTTCGCTATATGCGAAAGCAGGAGGTTGATTGA
- the budA gene encoding acetolactate decarboxylase, with amino-acid sequence MNRHWIKKPSFSIFIGFIFLFFFNPLLWAANSSSFFQFSTINALLEGVYKGELTIQKLLQKGQIGLGTFDALDGEMVIIDGRCFRVNSQGMVEEVTADETTPFAAIAQEPSSNSRNLFLIDSYEELELELNKMIENPNLIYIIHIEADFQTLKARSVHRQTKPYPPLTEVTPDQAIFEFTEMSGDLVGFWCPQYFEGICVPGYHFHFIDKDLKHGGHLLDCSFLLGSVRVSPCYDVFMQLPRNQEFARANLAGKRIDEIQQVEK; translated from the coding sequence TTGAATCGGCATTGGATAAAGAAACCATCATTCTCGATCTTCATCGGATTTATATTTCTGTTTTTTTTCAATCCACTGCTTTGGGCGGCTAATTCTTCTTCCTTCTTTCAGTTTTCAACCATCAATGCTCTTCTTGAGGGGGTGTATAAGGGAGAATTAACCATTCAAAAGCTCCTACAAAAAGGACAGATAGGCTTGGGAACTTTTGATGCACTCGACGGTGAAATGGTGATAATCGATGGTCGTTGTTTTCGAGTGAATAGCCAAGGAATGGTTGAAGAAGTGACAGCAGATGAGACAACCCCTTTTGCGGCTATTGCTCAGGAACCTTCTTCCAATTCACGTAATTTATTTTTAATTGATTCTTATGAAGAACTTGAGTTGGAATTGAATAAGATGATTGAAAACCCCAACCTGATTTATATTATTCACATTGAAGCTGATTTCCAAACCCTCAAGGCTCGCAGTGTGCACCGACAAACCAAGCCTTACCCGCCGCTTACTGAGGTTACTCCTGACCAGGCAATTTTTGAATTTACAGAAATGAGCGGTGATTTAGTAGGTTTTTGGTGTCCCCAATATTTTGAAGGTATCTGTGTACCTGGCTACCATTTTCATTTTATCGATAAAGACTTGAAACATGGAGGCCACCTGCTGGATTGTTCTTTTTTGTTAGGTTCCGTTCGAGTATCTCCATGTTATGATGTGTTCATGCAGCTTCCTCGCAATCAGGAATTTGCCAGAGCCAATCTTGCTGGCAAGAGGATTGATGAAATTCAACAGGTTGAAAAATAA
- the thiT gene encoding energy-coupled thiamine transporter ThiT, translated as MTSKFKFNPRFLAEGGMVLALASGLSMIKLFSAPYGGSVTAASMVPILLFSILRGPKGGLLVAFIYGILQFILGPIFLTPLQFLLDFPLAFGSLGLAGLLLSPSIWGKLNRSQQITRVIGAVCLGIGGRLLCHYLAGVVFWGQYAPEGMSPWIYSLIYNGSYLGIEFLISVLVIWLLIPRFSDLVKRSRVS; from the coding sequence ATGACATCCAAATTTAAATTTAATCCTCGTTTTTTAGCCGAAGGAGGGATGGTTTTAGCTCTGGCTTCAGGATTGAGTATGATTAAACTTTTTTCAGCACCCTATGGCGGATCGGTCACTGCTGCTAGCATGGTTCCCATTCTCCTCTTTTCCATCCTTCGCGGGCCCAAGGGAGGATTGTTAGTTGCTTTTATTTATGGAATACTCCAATTTATCTTAGGCCCGATATTTCTAACCCCTCTTCAATTCCTTCTTGATTTTCCTTTAGCATTTGGTTCCTTAGGATTGGCAGGACTGCTGTTATCACCATCTATTTGGGGAAAATTAAACCGTTCTCAACAAATAACACGAGTAATTGGGGCAGTTTGTCTGGGTATTGGAGGCCGGCTGCTGTGCCATTATTTAGCCGGTGTCGTATTTTGGGGTCAATATGCTCCAGAGGGGATGTCACCATGGATATATTCATTGATTTACAATGGAAGTTACTTGGGAATCGAATTCTTGATCAGTGTTTTGGTTATTTGGCTTCTTATCCCCCGTTTTTCCGATTTAGTAAAAAGAAGTCGGGTTTCTTAA
- a CDS encoding branched-chain amino acid ABC transporter substrate-binding protein, protein MKNNKIFFMVLAVGILFFSSVSWAEEPVIIGLQAPITGDYAIEGQMAKQCVEIAAELINQEGGINGRPVEIIVADDASNPKDSALAAQKLISQKVTAVVGSYGSSVTEPAADLYERNKMVSIGYGCTAVRLTMSKDRKYFFRTCGRDDSQGQFFAKFAVETMGWKRIAIMHDNQTYGKGVAEETLKYLEPYLQEGKAEVVYYDAVTPKEKDYSAAITKLRETQPDVWYYTAYYPEAGLLVRQGREAGITIPFVGSNAVPNDDFVKIAGIEYAKGTLMTQEPMPQDIDTPISKVFLEAYQAKFGDIPSSPWPIYAADGLFAIVQAIKNANSIQSEDIANALRSMTNAEGVTGNILFTERGDRKDIPYAMYEYNEDGKLQIYQP, encoded by the coding sequence GTGAAAAATAATAAGATATTTTTTATGGTTTTAGCGGTCGGAATTCTTTTCTTTAGTAGTGTATCTTGGGCTGAAGAACCGGTCATTATTGGCCTACAGGCACCTATTACCGGTGATTATGCTATTGAAGGTCAAATGGCAAAACAATGTGTTGAAATTGCCGCCGAACTCATCAATCAAGAGGGAGGTATCAATGGACGACCTGTAGAAATAATCGTCGCCGATGATGCGTCCAATCCTAAAGATAGTGCCTTAGCCGCTCAAAAACTCATTTCTCAAAAGGTAACCGCTGTTGTTGGAAGCTACGGTTCGTCGGTTACCGAACCAGCTGCCGATTTATACGAACGAAACAAAATGGTTTCGATCGGTTATGGATGCACTGCAGTGAGATTAACCATGAGTAAAGATCGAAAATATTTCTTCCGAACCTGTGGGCGCGATGATTCCCAAGGTCAATTTTTTGCAAAATTCGCTGTTGAAACCATGGGCTGGAAACGAATTGCCATTATGCACGATAACCAAACTTACGGAAAGGGCGTTGCTGAAGAAACCTTGAAATACTTGGAACCTTACCTTCAAGAGGGAAAAGCCGAAGTGGTCTATTACGACGCGGTGACTCCGAAAGAGAAGGATTACAGCGCGGCTATTACCAAACTCAGAGAAACCCAACCGGATGTTTGGTATTATACTGCCTATTACCCCGAAGCTGGTTTGCTCGTCCGACAAGGCCGAGAAGCAGGAATAACCATTCCCTTTGTAGGGAGTAACGCTGTTCCCAATGATGACTTTGTTAAGATTGCTGGCATCGAGTATGCCAAGGGTACATTAATGACCCAAGAACCAATGCCTCAAGACATCGATACTCCTATATCAAAAGTTTTCCTTGAAGCCTACCAGGCAAAATTCGGCGATATTCCATCTTCTCCCTGGCCGATTTATGCTGCCGATGGTTTGTTCGCCATAGTTCAAGCTATAAAAAATGCCAACTCAATTCAATCAGAAGACATCGCCAATGCATTAAGATCGATGACCAATGCCGAAGGGGTTACCGGAAATATTCTTTTCACTGAACGCGGTGATCGAAAAGATATTCCCTATGCCATGTATGAATACAACGAAGACGGGAAGCTTCAGATCTATCAACCCTAA
- a CDS encoding branched-chain amino acid ABC transporter permease, with protein sequence MGIFFEQLLNGLTIGSFYALVALGYSMVYGVMKLINFAHGDLFAFGSYVGYTILVWGSGRITQIFGIWGGMAVTLLITFIAVAMAGILVEKAAYRPVYPAGRLPLVVSALGMSIFIQNGIMAVWGPRFQAYPSEVVPSAAFDFFGIHITLLKVFILFFSFFLMAVIYYVVEKTTFGAAVRAAALDRETATMLGIDIRKVIFFVFALGPALGGMAGVMNGMYYRSIQFNMGWNYGLKAFTATILGGIGNIPGAMIGGLLLGIMESLFAGYFPGGGAWKDGFIFIVLILVLIWRPTGLIGEKIAEKV encoded by the coding sequence GTGGGAATATTTTTCGAACAATTACTTAACGGTCTCACCATTGGTTCATTTTATGCCTTAGTCGCCTTAGGTTATTCAATGGTGTATGGGGTGATGAAACTCATCAATTTTGCCCACGGCGATCTCTTTGCTTTTGGGAGTTATGTTGGGTATACCATTCTGGTATGGGGCTCTGGTCGTATTACCCAAATCTTTGGGATTTGGGGTGGAATGGCAGTAACCTTACTTATCACCTTTATTGCTGTCGCTATGGCTGGAATTTTAGTAGAAAAGGCAGCCTATCGGCCGGTTTATCCAGCTGGAAGGCTGCCCTTAGTCGTATCAGCTTTAGGAATGTCAATATTCATTCAAAATGGAATCATGGCAGTGTGGGGACCACGTTTTCAAGCCTATCCCAGTGAAGTTGTTCCTTCAGCGGCTTTTGACTTCTTTGGGATTCACATCACCCTTTTAAAAGTCTTCATCCTCTTTTTCTCGTTTTTTCTGATGGCAGTCATTTATTATGTTGTGGAAAAAACCACCTTTGGCGCTGCGGTTCGAGCAGCTGCTTTGGATCGGGAAACCGCCACCATGTTAGGGATTGATATCCGTAAAGTAATTTTCTTCGTCTTTGCCTTGGGGCCGGCTTTAGGAGGCATGGCGGGCGTGATGAATGGAATGTATTATCGATCGATCCAATTTAACATGGGGTGGAATTATGGTCTCAAAGCCTTTACCGCAACCATATTAGGAGGAATAGGGAATATACCGGGTGCCATGATTGGAGGGTTACTGTTGGGAATCATGGAGTCGCTTTTCGCCGGTTATTTTCCCGGTGGAGGAGCTTGGAAAGACGGTTTCATTTTTATCGTTCTGATTCTGGTCCTCATTTGGCGACCAACCGGACTTATCGGTGAAAAAATTGCAGAAAAGGTATAA
- a CDS encoding ABC transporter permease subunit encodes MDLTHIFQQRIHNSQVSNDSHKPQRSPIIQKWFSGLIVLLFLLLPFFPFMNDYWIDVAFFVGIYALLGLSLNIVLGEVGLFDLGHTAFYAIGAYTTAILNTQFNIPILLLLPLSAIMAGAFAYLVMSPVIHLRGDYLCIVTIGIGEIVRIIIVNNPWGLTNGPNGITGIGVPQIGPLMILSSTHFYYLIWGLIALAIIALIRLQRSRIGRAWNYIREDAIAAELNGIDVRSYKLLAFVLGAAIAGITGNVYASKMMIISPDSFLFMESALLFCIVLLGGLGSVPGTLFGAAVIVVFPEIFRQFASFRLLFFGAALMVMMIFRPGGILPRRRGHVGLEGLGIRNLPQPDEILVQNGQNRVQNLRASLPKITNPDSSAILETKRITLHFGGLTAVNFFDLHVKPKKITSLIGPNGAGKTTLFNIITGIYRPSQGQVFFQNKEITGLKPHQIVQKGIARTFQNIRLFPNMTCLENVMSGPHCHARTNYWSAILRTPTQYQEEKTIVEISSHRLHQVGLWEYRNELARNLPYGKQRYLEIARALATSPQLLILDEPSSGLNDKESEDLMELLQSLISEGFTILLIEHDMNVVMGVSDWIAVMDMGSKIAEGVPADIYNHPVVIEAYLGKEEE; translated from the coding sequence ATGGACCTGACCCATATTTTTCAACAACGCATTCACAACTCCCAAGTTAGTAATGATTCTCATAAACCACAACGTTCTCCAATTATCCAGAAGTGGTTCAGTGGTTTGATCGTTCTTCTCTTTCTGTTGCTGCCATTTTTTCCCTTTATGAACGATTATTGGATTGACGTGGCTTTTTTTGTGGGTATTTACGCTTTACTGGGTTTGAGTCTCAATATCGTTCTGGGTGAAGTAGGACTCTTCGATCTAGGCCATACTGCTTTCTACGCAATCGGTGCTTATACAACAGCCATCTTAAACACTCAATTTAATATTCCCATTTTGCTTTTACTTCCTTTGAGTGCGATTATGGCAGGAGCTTTCGCCTATCTTGTTATGTCACCAGTCATTCATTTGCGTGGAGACTATCTCTGCATTGTCACCATAGGAATCGGAGAGATTGTTCGCATTATTATTGTCAACAATCCCTGGGGCTTAACCAACGGACCCAACGGGATTACTGGAATCGGCGTCCCCCAAATTGGCCCGTTGATGATATTAAGTTCGACTCATTTTTATTATCTCATCTGGGGACTGATTGCCTTAGCCATTATTGCCTTGATTCGATTGCAGCGTTCCCGAATCGGCCGAGCCTGGAACTATATTCGCGAAGACGCAATTGCCGCCGAACTAAATGGAATCGATGTCCGTTCTTATAAGCTTCTGGCTTTTGTTTTAGGCGCAGCTATAGCCGGCATAACCGGGAATGTCTATGCCTCGAAAATGATGATCATTTCACCGGATAGCTTCCTCTTTATGGAATCGGCATTACTATTTTGCATTGTCTTATTAGGTGGATTGGGCTCGGTACCCGGAACTCTTTTTGGTGCTGCTGTTATCGTGGTTTTTCCCGAGATTTTTCGACAATTTGCCAGCTTCCGCCTGCTATTTTTTGGCGCTGCTCTCATGGTCATGATGATTTTCCGTCCCGGAGGGATACTACCCAGAAGAAGAGGACACGTAGGACTGGAAGGCTTAGGAATTCGAAATCTTCCTCAACCGGATGAAATCTTGGTTCAAAACGGCCAGAATCGAGTTCAAAACCTTCGAGCCTCTCTTCCTAAAATCACCAATCCTGATTCCTCCGCGATTCTGGAAACAAAACGAATCACCCTTCATTTTGGCGGTCTTACTGCGGTGAACTTTTTCGATCTCCATGTCAAACCCAAAAAAATAACCAGCTTGATTGGACCAAATGGTGCCGGAAAAACCACCCTTTTTAACATCATCACCGGAATTTACCGACCCAGTCAGGGTCAGGTTTTCTTTCAAAATAAAGAAATCACCGGATTGAAACCCCATCAAATCGTTCAAAAGGGAATAGCCCGTACCTTTCAAAACATTCGCTTATTTCCTAACATGACTTGTCTGGAAAACGTAATGTCCGGACCTCATTGCCATGCCCGGACTAACTATTGGTCAGCAATTTTACGAACTCCTACTCAATACCAAGAAGAAAAAACCATTGTTGAAATTTCCTCTCATCGCCTTCATCAGGTCGGTCTCTGGGAATATCGGAACGAATTGGCAAGAAATCTTCCCTATGGAAAACAACGGTATTTAGAAATTGCCCGAGCTCTGGCTACTTCTCCCCAACTGCTCATTTTGGATGAACCCTCTTCGGGATTGAACGACAAAGAATCGGAAGATTTGATGGAGCTCCTTCAAAGCTTGATATCTGAAGGCTTCACCATTCTCTTGATTGAACATGATATGAATGTCGTGATGGGTGTATCCGACTGGATTGCGGTAATGGACATGGGATCAAAAATAGCCGAGGGTGTTCCAGCAGATATTTATAATCATCCAGTAGTTATTGAAGCCTACCTGGGGAAGGAGGAAGAGTAG
- a CDS encoding ABC transporter ATP-binding protein, with protein MLAIQNLNVSYGAVQALKGISLELNRGNIVAVLGSNGAGKTTLLKAISGLIPIRSGNVLLKGKNLATILPYQRIVYGISHVPEGRRVFATLTVDENLNLGGYGVRNQPMGKEMNKIKEWIFELFPILKERRRQLAGTLSGGEQQMLAIGRGLICKPQILLMDEPSLGLAPIIVQEIFRVIRQIHQEEKVSILLVEQNARKALSISNYAYILETGKIPVQGKPEDLKNDERIRAAYLGGNKIPRPLTRS; from the coding sequence CTGCTTGCTATCCAGAACTTAAATGTTTCCTATGGGGCAGTTCAAGCACTGAAGGGGATCTCACTTGAACTCAACCGTGGGAACATCGTGGCGGTTTTAGGGTCCAACGGAGCTGGAAAAACCACTTTATTAAAGGCCATCTCAGGCTTAATTCCCATTAGAAGCGGAAATGTCCTTTTAAAAGGGAAAAATCTCGCTACTATCCTTCCTTATCAGAGAATTGTTTATGGTATCTCTCATGTTCCGGAAGGAAGAAGAGTATTTGCAACTCTAACAGTTGATGAAAATCTTAATTTAGGAGGCTATGGAGTTCGAAACCAGCCGATGGGAAAGGAAATGAATAAAATCAAGGAATGGATCTTTGAACTCTTTCCCATTTTAAAAGAGCGAAGAAGACAACTAGCTGGGACACTTTCTGGGGGTGAGCAGCAGATGCTCGCTATCGGCCGAGGACTTATCTGCAAACCGCAAATTCTTCTCATGGATGAGCCTTCATTAGGATTAGCACCGATAATCGTTCAAGAAATATTTCGAGTAATCAGACAAATCCACCAAGAAGAAAAGGTTTCAATTTTATTGGTCGAACAAAATGCCCGAAAAGCTCTAAGCATATCTAATTATGCCTATATATTAGAAACAGGAAAAATCCCCGTTCAAGGCAAACCGGAAGATTTAAAGAATGATGAGAGGATTCGTGCTGCTTACCTTGGAGGGAATAAAATTCCTCGCCCCCTGACCAGGTCCTGA
- a CDS encoding class II fructose-bisphosphate aldolase — protein sequence MALAPFKNLLHYALQEHYAIGAYTTFNMEYTRGLVEAAQENQSPIIIMFGTVETDYAGMERLCSIILREIYLSKVPIGLHFDHGNSFEIVIKAIASGFNSVMFDGSHLPYEENVEITREIVRVAHAVDIAVEAELGLVGGTEGETGTEELDTETTGLTDPDQALDFVNKTGVDALAVAIGTAHGLYRKKPTIDIDRLIAIRKKVAVPLVLHGGSDTPEEKLLSSIDHGIAKININSDLKAAFTRSLRSSLSNAPDDIAFEKHLAQATTAMKKALKQKMELFRSSGKASGLVSHSF from the coding sequence ATGGCTTTAGCACCTTTTAAAAATCTTTTGCACTACGCCTTACAAGAACACTATGCAATTGGAGCTTATACCACCTTCAACATGGAATATACCAGAGGGTTGGTTGAAGCTGCCCAGGAAAACCAATCGCCAATAATTATCATGTTCGGTACAGTTGAAACTGATTATGCCGGCATGGAACGATTATGTTCAATTATTTTGCGAGAAATTTATTTGAGCAAGGTTCCGATTGGTCTCCATTTTGATCACGGCAATTCATTTGAAATAGTTATCAAAGCAATTGCTTCTGGTTTCAATTCGGTCATGTTTGATGGCTCCCATTTACCCTATGAAGAAAACGTAGAAATTACTCGAGAAATAGTTCGAGTTGCCCATGCAGTTGATATCGCCGTTGAAGCTGAATTAGGTTTGGTAGGAGGAACCGAGGGGGAAACGGGAACCGAAGAACTGGACACCGAAACCACCGGGCTCACCGATCCCGATCAAGCCTTGGATTTTGTAAATAAAACCGGAGTTGATGCCCTGGCAGTGGCTATCGGCACTGCCCATGGATTATACCGAAAAAAACCAACTATCGACATCGATCGTTTAATTGCTATTCGCAAGAAAGTTGCAGTTCCTCTGGTATTACATGGTGGATCAGACACTCCTGAAGAGAAGCTTCTATCATCGATTGACCATGGAATTGCTAAAATCAATATTAACAGTGATTTGAAAGCAGCCTTTACCCGATCTTTGAGAAGTTCACTATCAAATGCACCCGATGATATCGCTTTTGAAAAACATCTCGCTCAGGCAACTACGGCCATGAAAAAAGCCCTTAAACAAAAAATGGAGCTTTTCCGTAGTTCGGGAAAAGCCTCCGGTTTGGTTTCTCATTCCTTTTAA